A part of Melittangium boletus DSM 14713 genomic DNA contains:
- a CDS encoding OmpA family protein, which yields MRRISMVAGLALAVAVLAGCPPTYPNCKSDETCQEKGEVCVNGTCQECAADANCKEGFACQGNKCVPKGPECSRDEQCTGGQICQGGKCAAPQCTSNSQCGGAQECQKGRCVLPPGACNDSADCAGGQECQQNKCVAAATKSECNWEPLRFGFNEATLPADAQSRLSELAQCIKDAGSGRIELAGHADERGTEEYNLQLSQKRAASVKKYLVDLGISASQLKTVGYGENRPAEQGASEEAWAANRRVEFNR from the coding sequence ATGCGTCGGATCTCGATGGTCGCGGGGCTCGCCCTCGCTGTGGCGGTACTCGCCGGCTGCCCGCCGACCTACCCCAACTGCAAGAGCGACGAGACCTGCCAGGAGAAGGGCGAGGTCTGCGTCAATGGGACGTGCCAGGAGTGCGCCGCCGACGCCAACTGCAAGGAAGGTTTCGCGTGCCAGGGCAACAAGTGCGTTCCCAAGGGCCCCGAGTGTTCGCGCGATGAGCAGTGCACCGGCGGGCAGATCTGCCAGGGCGGCAAGTGCGCCGCGCCGCAGTGCACCTCCAACAGCCAGTGCGGTGGAGCCCAGGAGTGCCAGAAGGGCCGCTGCGTGCTGCCGCCGGGCGCCTGCAACGACAGCGCCGACTGCGCTGGGGGCCAGGAGTGCCAGCAGAACAAGTGCGTGGCCGCCGCCACGAAGTCCGAGTGCAATTGGGAGCCGCTGCGCTTCGGCTTCAACGAGGCGACGCTGCCCGCTGACGCCCAGAGCCGCCTGAGCGAGCTCGCCCAGTGCATCAAGGACGCGGGGTCGGGCCGGATCGAACTCGCCGGGCATGCGGACGAGCGTGGCACGGAGGAGTACAACCTCCAGCTGTCCCAGAAGCGCGCCGCCTCGGTGAAGAAGTACCTGGTGGACCTGGGCATCTCGGCCAGCCAGCTCAAGACCGTGGGCTACGGGGAGAACCGGCCGGCCGAGCAGGGTGCCTCGGAAGAGGCCTGGGCGGCCAACCGTCGCGTCGAATTCAACCGCTAG
- a CDS encoding S8 family serine peptidase: MHKVQVNAQKAAELEKHGAKVLADYGSFKLMHLEESVLTTLPAEAGVELRDDYNHILLNAGTIDTASTQAQALRGIRKSAVGKSMHLVQFSGPVRPEWYKALENTGVRVVTYIPNNAYLVYGDVTAMNRLQNHMSAAQVIQWDGEYLPDYKLDPSVNKAVTAAYSIQLVEDAETNAGTMDLIRKLQTRDGVSQSLLGYVNVKAFISRDALYQLVQRPDVVSVQPYAEMVKLDERQNRIISGATTGNGPSGPGYLAWLASKGFTQEQFSASGFGVDVTDSGLDNGTPTPNHFGLYVAGDINGTSRVLFNRLEGTPNSGSTIQGCDGHGTLNSHIVGGYVNKTGAPFTDTAGYAYGLGVAPFVKLGSSVVFDPGYFTSPNYANMLSRGYRDNIRISSNSWGSSSNSYTTDAQAYDGLVRDSQPATSAVPAEGNQEMVIAFAAGNSGSAANTVGSPGTAKNVITVGASENVHPFGGADNCAIADTGADNLNDIISFSGRGPTADGRKKPDIVAPGTHVTGGVAQTAGQRAEPPAKPNGEALSCFDGSGVCGGPSGSNFFPTTQEWYSASSGTSHSTPAVAGGAALVRQYFINQGFAPPSPAMTKAYLMNSARYLTGVGANDNLYSNSQGMGLMDLGVGFDGVPRKLDDQTAASLLTATGQTRVFEGAISDSTKPFRVTLAWTDAPGATTGAAYKNNLDLTVTVGGNTYKGNVFTKDVSTTGGTADSSNNVESVYLPAGVSGPFTVTVTATNINSDGVPNNSTTLDQDFALVVYNACNTAPSAPTGLTAAVAGDNNITLNWTTNESTSYAVYRATVAGGPYTRIATVTAPPYSDTEVSGGGTYYYAVRGVLCAESPNSNEASATATGVCKDAPSFAGLASAANGAVSTCSSTLSWPAAQSSCGGSLTYSVYRSTTSGFTPSSANRIATGISGLTFSDDLNLTNGKPYYYVVRATETSSATLEEKNTVQRTATPTGVVTPGGATNFFDNFDGTRPANASAYWIPSATAGSTTALNIVSGCHYQSATNAYRFGATNTDCSGIYANSQNLTLSLGGDGSVSPSINGFNISSSGGTPTMSFNLWYAFENRYDGAWLVYSTTGANGPWTNVGDAVTATAPYISAGVYDNTLSSSSTTRIWTSTNTGENGSLKAVTVNLSALNGQKVWFAFRFYSDSITTAEGAYVDDVRITSDSAAVCTTNTPPPGPAVSYVVTGLPAAAQIAKPIGFSLTAYDAVGQIASGYSGSAALTSTDAAAAFAPSSATFAAGVANGLSVTFGTAGTQSITATDGAITGTASTTVTTATKVGFTGQPGNATAGATLGTVRVAVQDKDGKTVTTGSYSVTLSIANNPGGGTLSGTTTATTSAGVATFTGLTVDKTGVGYTLKATVTGLDEATSSSFTIAPATANKLAFLAQPPATTVAGQALTPAVRVAILDTYGNVQTSSKANVTLAQGAGPAGSLAGTLTVAAIDGVATFSDLSFTKVSADYKLAATSGTLTGATSNAFAVTAAAPYRSAITKQPSNIAAGAVISPAVEVSLYDQFGNLATQSSDAVSVSLSYNVGGAILGGTTTVNAVNGVATFDALTVNRAGINYTLVAGASGTRLDTSVGFNVTAGVVSKLVFLTTPPAGTAVGATFSVSVAAQDSFGNTITGATPSVTLTLGNAAGATLSGTTTVTAVDGVATFTGLSIGTAGSGYTLEASASGLTSATSAAFSIGGSGSGGEKGDKGDKGDKGDKGDTGDKGDTGDKGDKGDTGDKGDKGDTGETGPQGPQGEKGEKGEPGAAGGCSAASGADASLYLGLFVLGYVVSRRRRMAA, encoded by the coding sequence ATGCACAAGGTGCAGGTCAACGCGCAGAAGGCCGCCGAGCTGGAGAAGCATGGCGCCAAGGTCCTGGCGGACTACGGCTCCTTCAAGCTGATGCACCTGGAAGAGTCCGTGCTGACCACGCTTCCCGCCGAGGCGGGCGTGGAGCTGCGCGATGACTACAACCACATCCTGCTCAACGCCGGGACGATCGACACCGCGTCCACGCAGGCGCAGGCTCTGCGGGGCATCCGCAAGTCGGCCGTGGGCAAGAGCATGCACCTGGTGCAGTTCTCCGGCCCCGTGCGCCCCGAGTGGTACAAGGCGCTCGAGAACACCGGCGTCCGGGTGGTGACCTACATCCCGAACAACGCCTACCTGGTCTACGGCGATGTGACGGCGATGAACCGCCTGCAGAACCACATGTCGGCCGCGCAGGTCATCCAGTGGGATGGCGAGTACCTGCCGGACTACAAGCTGGACCCGTCCGTCAACAAGGCCGTCACGGCCGCGTACTCCATCCAGCTGGTCGAGGATGCCGAGACGAACGCCGGGACGATGGACCTCATCCGCAAGCTGCAGACGCGGGACGGGGTGTCCCAGAGCCTGCTGGGCTACGTGAACGTGAAGGCGTTCATCAGCCGCGACGCGCTCTACCAGCTCGTGCAGCGCCCGGACGTCGTGTCCGTGCAGCCCTACGCCGAGATGGTCAAGCTGGACGAGCGCCAGAACCGCATCATCTCCGGCGCCACCACGGGCAACGGCCCGTCGGGTCCGGGCTACCTCGCGTGGCTGGCCTCCAAGGGCTTCACCCAGGAGCAGTTCAGCGCGTCGGGCTTCGGCGTGGACGTGACGGACAGCGGTCTGGACAACGGCACCCCGACGCCCAACCACTTCGGTCTGTACGTCGCCGGTGACATCAACGGCACCAGCCGCGTGTTGTTCAACCGCCTGGAAGGCACGCCCAACTCGGGCAGCACCATCCAGGGTTGCGACGGCCACGGTACGCTCAACAGCCACATCGTCGGCGGCTACGTCAACAAGACGGGCGCGCCGTTCACCGATACGGCGGGCTATGCCTACGGCCTGGGCGTGGCGCCCTTCGTGAAGCTCGGCTCCTCGGTCGTCTTCGACCCGGGCTACTTCACCTCGCCGAACTACGCGAACATGCTCTCGCGTGGCTACCGCGACAACATCCGCATCAGCAGCAACAGCTGGGGTTCGAGCTCCAACTCGTACACCACCGACGCTCAGGCGTACGACGGACTGGTGCGTGACTCGCAGCCGGCCACCTCGGCCGTGCCCGCCGAGGGCAACCAGGAAATGGTCATCGCCTTCGCGGCCGGTAACTCCGGTTCGGCGGCGAACACCGTGGGCAGCCCCGGTACGGCCAAGAACGTCATCACCGTGGGTGCCTCGGAGAACGTCCATCCCTTCGGCGGCGCGGACAACTGCGCCATCGCGGACACCGGCGCCGACAACCTCAACGACATCATCAGCTTCTCCGGCCGCGGGCCGACGGCCGACGGCCGCAAGAAGCCGGATATCGTGGCGCCGGGCACGCACGTGACGGGCGGCGTGGCCCAGACGGCCGGCCAGCGCGCGGAGCCCCCCGCCAAGCCCAACGGCGAGGCCCTCTCGTGCTTCGACGGCTCGGGTGTGTGCGGTGGTCCGAGCGGCAGCAACTTCTTCCCCACCACCCAGGAGTGGTACTCGGCCTCCTCGGGTACCAGCCACTCCACCCCGGCGGTCGCGGGTGGCGCGGCCCTCGTGCGCCAGTACTTCATCAACCAGGGCTTCGCTCCGCCGAGCCCGGCGATGACCAAGGCGTACCTGATGAACTCGGCCCGTTACCTCACGGGCGTGGGCGCCAACGACAACCTCTACTCCAACAGCCAGGGCATGGGTCTCATGGACCTGGGCGTGGGGTTCGACGGCGTTCCGCGCAAGCTGGATGACCAGACCGCGGCGAGCCTCCTCACCGCCACGGGCCAGACGCGCGTGTTCGAGGGTGCGATCAGCGACTCGACCAAGCCCTTCCGCGTGACGCTGGCGTGGACGGACGCTCCCGGCGCGACCACGGGCGCGGCCTACAAGAACAACCTGGACCTCACCGTGACGGTGGGCGGCAACACCTACAAGGGCAACGTCTTCACGAAGGACGTGTCCACCACGGGTGGCACGGCCGACAGCTCCAACAACGTGGAGAGCGTCTACCTGCCCGCGGGCGTGTCGGGTCCGTTCACCGTGACGGTGACGGCCACCAACATCAACTCGGACGGTGTGCCCAACAACAGCACGACCCTGGATCAGGACTTCGCGCTGGTGGTGTACAACGCCTGCAACACCGCCCCCTCGGCTCCCACGGGCCTGACGGCCGCCGTGGCGGGTGACAACAACATCACCCTGAACTGGACGACCAACGAGTCGACCTCCTACGCCGTCTACCGCGCCACCGTGGCCGGTGGCCCCTACACCCGCATCGCGACCGTGACGGCTCCTCCGTACTCGGACACCGAGGTGTCGGGCGGTGGGACCTACTACTACGCGGTGCGCGGCGTGCTGTGCGCCGAGTCCCCGAACTCCAACGAGGCTTCCGCCACGGCCACGGGTGTCTGCAAGGATGCTCCGTCGTTCGCGGGTCTGGCCTCGGCCGCCAACGGCGCCGTCAGCACCTGCTCCTCGACCCTGTCGTGGCCCGCGGCCCAGTCGTCTTGCGGCGGCTCGCTGACCTACTCGGTCTACCGTTCCACCACGAGCGGCTTCACGCCTTCCTCGGCCAACCGCATCGCCACGGGCATCTCGGGTCTGACGTTCTCGGATGACCTGAACCTGACCAACGGCAAGCCCTACTACTACGTGGTGCGCGCCACGGAGACGAGCTCGGCCACGCTCGAGGAGAAGAACACCGTGCAGCGCACGGCCACGCCCACGGGTGTCGTCACCCCGGGTGGTGCGACCAACTTCTTCGACAACTTCGATGGGACCCGTCCGGCCAACGCCTCGGCGTACTGGATTCCCTCCGCGACCGCCGGCTCCACGACGGCGCTGAACATCGTGTCGGGTTGCCACTACCAGTCGGCCACGAACGCCTACCGCTTCGGTGCGACGAACACGGATTGCAGTGGCATCTACGCCAACAGCCAGAACCTGACCCTGTCCCTGGGTGGTGACGGCTCCGTGTCCCCGAGCATCAACGGCTTCAACATCTCCAGCTCCGGCGGCACGCCGACGATGTCGTTCAACCTCTGGTACGCCTTCGAGAACCGCTACGACGGTGCCTGGCTCGTCTACAGCACCACGGGCGCCAACGGCCCCTGGACGAACGTCGGCGACGCCGTGACGGCGACCGCTCCGTACATCTCCGCGGGTGTCTACGACAACACGCTGTCGAGCTCCTCCACGACGCGCATCTGGACCTCCACGAACACCGGTGAAAACGGTTCGCTCAAGGCGGTCACCGTCAACCTGAGCGCGCTCAACGGCCAGAAGGTGTGGTTCGCGTTCCGCTTCTACTCCGACTCGATCACCACCGCCGAGGGCGCCTATGTGGACGACGTGCGCATCACGTCGGACTCCGCGGCCGTCTGCACCACGAACACGCCTCCCCCGGGTCCCGCGGTCTCCTACGTCGTGACGGGTCTGCCCGCCGCGGCGCAGATCGCCAAGCCGATCGGCTTCTCGCTCACGGCGTACGACGCGGTGGGCCAGATCGCCTCGGGCTACTCCGGTAGCGCGGCGCTCACCAGCACGGATGCCGCGGCGGCCTTCGCTCCCTCCTCCGCGACCTTCGCGGCGGGTGTGGCGAACGGTCTGTCCGTGACCTTCGGCACGGCGGGCACGCAGTCCATCACGGCGACGGACGGTGCCATCACGGGCACCGCCAGCACCACGGTCACCACGGCGACCAAGGTGGGCTTCACGGGCCAGCCGGGCAACGCCACCGCGGGCGCCACGCTCGGCACGGTGCGCGTCGCGGTGCAGGACAAGGACGGCAAGACGGTGACGACGGGCTCGTACAGCGTCACGCTGTCGATCGCGAACAACCCGGGCGGCGGCACGCTGTCGGGCACCACCACGGCGACCACGAGCGCCGGTGTGGCGACCTTCACGGGTCTGACCGTCGACAAGACGGGCGTGGGCTACACGCTCAAGGCGACCGTGACCGGTCTGGACGAGGCCACCAGCTCCAGCTTCACCATCGCTCCGGCGACGGCGAACAAGCTGGCGTTCCTGGCCCAGCCTCCCGCGACGACCGTGGCGGGCCAGGCGCTGACCCCGGCGGTGCGCGTGGCCATCCTGGACACCTACGGCAACGTGCAGACGAGCTCCAAGGCGAACGTCACGCTGGCGCAGGGCGCTGGCCCCGCGGGCAGCCTCGCGGGCACCCTCACGGTGGCGGCGATCGACGGCGTGGCCACGTTCTCCGACCTGTCCTTCACCAAGGTGAGCGCGGACTACAAGCTGGCGGCGACCTCGGGCACCCTCACGGGCGCCACGAGCAACGCCTTCGCGGTGACCGCGGCGGCTCCGTACCGCTCGGCCATCACGAAGCAGCCCTCCAACATCGCGGCGGGCGCCGTCATCTCCCCGGCGGTCGAGGTCTCGCTGTATGACCAGTTCGGCAACCTGGCGACGCAGTCCAGCGATGCCGTGTCCGTCTCGCTCAGCTACAACGTGGGCGGCGCGATCCTGGGCGGCACCACCACCGTGAACGCGGTGAACGGTGTGGCGACCTTCGACGCGCTCACGGTGAACCGTGCTGGCATCAACTACACCCTGGTGGCGGGCGCGAGCGGTACGCGTCTGGACACCAGCGTCGGCTTCAACGTGACGGCCGGTGTGGTCTCCAAGCTCGTCTTCCTCACCACTCCCCCGGCTGGCACGGCGGTGGGTGCGACGTTCTCGGTGAGCGTGGCCGCGCAGGACAGCTTCGGCAACACCATCACCGGCGCGACGCCTTCCGTGACGCTGACGCTCGGCAATGCCGCGGGCGCCACCCTCTCGGGCACCACGACGGTCACCGCGGTTGACGGCGTGGCCACCTTCACGGGTCTGTCCATCGGCACGGCTGGCTCGGGCTACACGCTCGAGGCTTCCGCGTCCGGCCTGACCTCCGCTACCTCCGCGGCCTTCTCCATCGGCGGCTCCGGCTCCGGCGGCGAGAAGGGTGACAAGGGCGATAAGGGCGACAAGGGCGACAAGGGCGACACCGGTGACAAGGGCGACACCGGTGACAAGGGCGACAAGGGCGATACCGGCGACAAGGGTGACAAGGGCGACACCGGCGAGACCGGTCCCCAGGGTCCCCAGGGTGAGAAGGGCGAGAAGGGCGAGCCCGGTGCCGCGGGTGGCTGCAGCGCCGCCTCGGGTGCCGACGCCAGCCTCTACCTGGGCCTGTTCGTGCTCGGGTACGTCGTCTCCCGCCGCCGCCGCATGGCCGCCTGA
- a CDS encoding protein CrdC — MGSRLSGTLLCRAGDDRVAFAAQEVATIESPSTFGGLAGSASRAFNGSSVTGRILVAVSGEGVGVEALEIDAEPHALLPAPGLLARIAGGSLKGFIQVRGALWPVMSLADFGRFLAPSSREAA, encoded by the coding sequence ATGGGCAGCCGGCTGTCGGGCACGCTCCTGTGCCGTGCGGGTGACGATCGGGTCGCGTTCGCCGCGCAAGAGGTCGCCACCATCGAGTCCCCCTCGACGTTCGGAGGGCTGGCGGGTTCGGCCAGCCGGGCCTTCAACGGGTCGTCCGTCACCGGGCGCATCCTCGTGGCGGTCTCGGGCGAGGGCGTGGGGGTGGAGGCGCTGGAGATCGACGCCGAGCCGCATGCCCTGCTGCCCGCGCCAGGTCTGCTCGCGCGAATCGCGGGGGGCAGTTTGAAAGGCTTCATCCAGGTGCGTGGCGCTCTGTGGCCGGTGATGTCGCTGGCCGACTTCGGGCGCTTCCTGGCGCCTTCCTCGCGGGAGGCCGCGTGA
- a CDS encoding methyl-accepting chemotaxis protein has protein sequence MKEHSGLRGLSEWTTRPSWWGGSLGLSLALLYGRVTHSLPRDGIWLFLGLMAAVLVMNSVLSCAQERHALRVLRALEEGRLAPGPDNLRRALQEVRRIPGRSFWFTLQGWLGGALMLAATYTPLAGASWTLGMRIGLVGVSLGPLSAMLVYLLVVRRSRLAAERIAAKGLSPQEVISALPSERLRLRKRLVLFTAVAVLCPSFLILDVSVSRTVSTLDQILETKDREVQRDVVRRARRATGLPLGMLAGLVVMLVLGTAYLAGTVIAEPLRALSEDATRIAQGEVRTPRFIPAEDEVWAVSAAFTRMQAQLAQALVQLQRAGLQISSTTEQLVATSADQESGAGEQAISLNETRATTEELARSAQQIAVNAESVSAMAETTFGAAQSGQRSAAAFLAAMHRMKGDNQAIADAVVRLNKRVQQIGKVVEFINEIADKSDLLALNAELEGTKAGEPGRGFSLVAAEMRRLAENVLSSTLAIERLIDEIRDATQAAVMATEAGLKTTERGASLAAQVDASLGLILELARQTSHAVRSISLATQQQQTGTDQLAAAMGDILRVTEENAEATQQMVAANTNLSLLASDLKATVQRFRVAEREEA, from the coding sequence GTGAAGGAGCACTCGGGGCTGCGGGGGCTGTCGGAGTGGACCACGCGTCCGTCCTGGTGGGGCGGGTCCCTGGGCCTGTCCCTGGCGCTGCTCTACGGGCGCGTCACGCATTCGTTGCCCAGGGATGGCATCTGGCTCTTCCTGGGATTGATGGCGGCCGTGCTGGTGATGAACAGCGTGCTGTCCTGCGCCCAGGAGCGGCACGCGCTGCGGGTGCTGCGGGCGTTGGAGGAGGGGCGTCTGGCCCCCGGCCCGGACAACCTGCGCCGTGCGTTGCAGGAGGTCCGCCGCATTCCCGGCCGCTCGTTCTGGTTCACCCTCCAGGGATGGCTGGGCGGCGCGCTGATGTTGGCGGCGACGTATACGCCGCTGGCGGGGGCTTCCTGGACCTTGGGGATGCGCATCGGGTTGGTGGGCGTGTCGCTCGGTCCGTTGTCCGCCATGCTCGTGTACCTGCTGGTGGTGCGCCGCAGTCGTCTCGCCGCCGAGCGCATCGCGGCCAAGGGGCTGTCGCCGCAAGAGGTCATCTCGGCCCTTCCCTCCGAACGGCTGCGGCTGCGCAAGCGGCTGGTGTTGTTCACCGCGGTGGCGGTGCTCTGCCCCTCCTTCCTCATCCTCGACGTGTCGGTGAGCCGCACCGTGAGCACCTTGGATCAGATCCTCGAGACGAAGGATCGCGAGGTGCAGCGGGACGTGGTGCGCCGGGCGCGGCGAGCCACGGGGCTGCCCCTGGGCATGCTCGCGGGGCTGGTGGTGATGCTGGTGCTGGGCACGGCGTACTTGGCGGGCACGGTGATCGCCGAGCCCCTGCGCGCCTTGTCCGAGGACGCCACGCGCATCGCTCAGGGCGAGGTGCGCACTCCCCGCTTCATACCCGCCGAGGACGAGGTGTGGGCCGTGTCGGCCGCCTTCACGCGCATGCAGGCCCAGCTCGCCCAGGCGCTCGTGCAACTGCAGCGCGCGGGGCTTCAAATCTCCTCCACCACCGAGCAGCTGGTGGCCACCTCGGCGGACCAGGAATCGGGCGCGGGCGAGCAGGCCATCTCCCTCAACGAGACGCGCGCCACCACCGAGGAACTGGCGCGCTCGGCGCAGCAGATCGCCGTCAACGCCGAGTCGGTGTCGGCCATGGCGGAGACCACCTTCGGCGCGGCGCAGAGTGGTCAGCGCAGCGCGGCGGCCTTCCTCGCCGCCATGCACCGCATGAAGGGGGACAATCAGGCCATCGCGGATGCCGTGGTGCGGCTCAACAAGCGGGTGCAGCAGATCGGCAAGGTGGTGGAGTTCATCAACGAGATCGCCGACAAGTCGGACCTGCTCGCGCTCAACGCGGAGTTGGAGGGCACCAAGGCGGGCGAGCCGGGCCGGGGCTTCTCGCTGGTGGCCGCGGAGATGCGCCGCCTGGCGGAGAACGTGCTGTCGTCCACGCTGGCCATCGAGCGGCTCATCGATGAAATCCGCGACGCCACCCAGGCGGCGGTGATGGCCACGGAGGCGGGCTTGAAGACGACGGAGCGCGGCGCATCGCTCGCGGCGCAGGTGGACGCGAGCCTGGGCCTCATCCTGGAACTGGCGCGGCAGACGTCCCACGCCGTGCGCTCCATCTCCCTGGCCACCCAGCAGCAGCAGACGGGGACGGATCAGCTCGCCGCGGCCATGGGTGACATCCTGCGCGTCACCGAGGAGAACGCCGAGGCCACGCAGCAGATGGTGGCCGCGAACACCAACCTGTCCCTGCTCGCCAGCGATCTCAAGGCCACCGTGCAGCGCTTCCGCGTGGCGGAGCGGGAGGAGGCGTGA
- a CDS encoding methyl-accepting chemotaxis protein gives MQRPRILRARRPFSRRLLRAVLGANFIAALLGARYLQLTVSMRLEEEFSLFPHLMGSFSLAAVLVVWFLCLRHLRVLRSVEVEDGLVTEESLADAVLEVHRLADFTFCATLLAWLLASGLVNASLWLHGSFSSFSQAVHTGWPGFVFGPLVALLTYCMVTLQARGVVLELFSLGLTPQVAISIAPKRSQIRLRLVLFTAIVVVTPAVLIWDVSTVLSDRAFDQVLAETSSARQVDLAEALRHESLVSGSVLCLLIFGVALAAAYLGGTLLGRPMRLLGEAAHHIAEGDLSQPRVIPAEDEVWAVSAAFSTMRTHLAGVLAQLQRAGSRIGTTTGEILSTSSRYEAGAAEQASSLDQTSATTEELARSARQIAENAGSVAEIAHKTLAAAKAGQASSESFLETMNRMRHDNQAIAAAVVRLNKRVQQIGKIVEFINGVADKSDLLALNAELEGTKAGEVGHGFSLVAAEMRRLAENVIESTKEIEGLIEEVRDASGGAVMATEGGVRATEMGTTLAQQVSESLRQIVELAGRTSDAVRAISLATQQQQGGTDLLAEAMADILRITQQSHNATKQVISANGDLSTLARDLRSVVERFQIDPTGTGGNG, from the coding sequence ATGCAGCGCCCTCGCATCCTGCGTGCCCGCCGTCCCTTCAGCCGCCGGCTGCTTCGGGCCGTGCTCGGCGCCAACTTCATCGCCGCCCTGCTCGGCGCGCGCTACCTGCAGCTCACCGTCAGCATGCGGTTGGAGGAGGAGTTCTCGCTCTTCCCCCATCTGATGGGCTCCTTCTCGTTGGCCGCCGTGCTGGTGGTGTGGTTTCTCTGCCTGCGCCACCTGCGCGTGCTCAGGTCCGTGGAGGTGGAGGACGGCCTCGTGACCGAGGAGAGCCTGGCGGACGCCGTGCTCGAGGTGCACCGGCTCGCGGACTTCACCTTCTGCGCCACGCTCCTCGCGTGGTTGCTCGCCTCCGGGCTCGTCAACGCGAGCCTCTGGCTCCATGGCTCCTTCTCCAGCTTCTCGCAGGCGGTGCACACGGGCTGGCCGGGGTTCGTCTTCGGTCCTCTCGTCGCGCTGCTCACCTATTGCATGGTCACCCTGCAGGCGCGTGGCGTGGTGCTGGAGCTGTTCTCGCTGGGCCTGACGCCGCAAGTGGCCATCAGCATCGCGCCCAAGCGCTCGCAGATCCGCCTGCGGCTCGTCCTCTTCACCGCCATCGTCGTGGTGACGCCCGCGGTGCTCATCTGGGACGTGTCCACGGTGCTCAGTGATCGGGCGTTCGATCAGGTGCTCGCGGAGACGAGCTCCGCGCGGCAGGTGGACCTGGCCGAGGCGCTGCGCCATGAGTCGCTCGTGTCCGGCAGTGTGCTGTGCCTGCTGATCTTCGGCGTGGCGCTGGCGGCCGCCTATCTGGGAGGAACCCTCCTGGGCCGTCCCATGCGGCTGCTGGGCGAGGCGGCCCACCACATCGCCGAGGGGGACCTGAGCCAGCCGCGCGTCATCCCCGCCGAGGACGAGGTGTGGGCCGTGTCCGCCGCCTTCTCCACCATGCGGACCCACCTGGCGGGGGTGCTCGCGCAACTCCAGCGCGCGGGCAGCCGCATCGGCACCACCACCGGGGAAATCCTCTCCACCTCCTCGCGCTATGAGGCCGGTGCCGCCGAGCAGGCCAGCTCGTTGGATCAGACGAGCGCCACCACCGAGGAGCTGGCACGCTCGGCGCGGCAGATCGCGGAGAACGCGGGCTCCGTGGCGGAAATCGCCCACAAGACGCTCGCGGCGGCCAAGGCGGGCCAGGCCAGCTCCGAGTCCTTCCTGGAGACGATGAACCGCATGCGCCACGACAACCAGGCCATCGCCGCGGCGGTGGTCCGGTTGAACAAGCGGGTGCAGCAGATCGGGAAGATCGTCGAGTTCATCAACGGCGTGGCCGACAAGTCGGACCTGCTCGCGCTCAACGCGGAGCTGGAGGGCACCAAGGCGGGAGAGGTGGGACATGGCTTCTCGCTGGTGGCCGCGGAGATGCGCCGCCTGGCGGAGAACGTCATCGAGTCCACCAAGGAGATCGAGGGGCTCATCGAGGAGGTGCGGGATGCCTCGGGCGGCGCGGTGATGGCCACCGAGGGCGGCGTGCGCGCCACCGAGATGGGCACCACGCTCGCGCAGCAGGTGTCCGAATCGCTGCGGCAGATCGTCGAGCTGGCGGGACGCACGTCGGACGCGGTGCGGGCCATCTCGCTGGCCACCCAGCAGCAGCAGGGCGGCACGGATCTCCTGGCCGAGGCCATGGCGGACATCCTGCGCATCACCCAGCAGAGCCACAACGCCACCAAGCAGGTCATCAGCGCCAACGGGGACCTGTCCACGCTGGCGAGGGATTTGCGGAGCGTGGTGGAGCGCTTCCAGATCGACCCCACGGGGACCGGGGGCAACGGGTGA
- a CDS encoding chemotaxis protein CheW, whose protein sequence is MASIETETRQSYLVFACGSSWYAVPAECAAEVVSFPELTRVPGAPAHLLGVFAHRGEVIPVVDMSMLVSGESEPTRRAVLVRLGRGTLALTASRVAGVSQVDGRLEPLGANGVHLHLRGPARSAQRDVAVIDPEGLFDHLSQGN, encoded by the coding sequence ATGGCCTCCATCGAGACCGAGACGCGGCAGTCCTACCTGGTGTTCGCCTGTGGAAGCAGTTGGTACGCCGTGCCCGCGGAGTGCGCGGCGGAAGTCGTCAGCTTCCCCGAGCTGACGCGGGTACCGGGTGCCCCGGCGCACCTGCTTGGCGTGTTCGCCCACCGCGGAGAAGTCATCCCCGTGGTGGACATGAGCATGCTGGTGTCCGGGGAGAGCGAGCCCACGCGCCGCGCGGTGTTGGTGCGGTTGGGTCGCGGAACCCTGGCGCTGACGGCCAGCCGGGTGGCGGGCGTGTCCCAGGTGGATGGCCGCCTGGAGCCCCTGGGCGCCAATGGGGTGCATCTGCACCTGCGTGGACCGGCCCGCAGCGCCCAGCGCGACGTGGCGGTCATCGACCCCGAGGGGCTGTTCGATCACCTCAGTCAGGGGAACTGA